The following proteins are encoded in a genomic region of Primulina huaijiensis isolate GDHJ02 chromosome 3, ASM1229523v2, whole genome shotgun sequence:
- the LOC140974614 gene encoding 3-hydroxyisobutyryl-CoA hydrolase-like protein 1, mitochondrial has protein sequence MRSHNAALLLRSCFWPSYGYRRLSSLPSNPLIYDHADDIVLVEAKASSRTAILNRPSSLNALNISMVSRLHKLYKSWEDNPDIGFVASKGRGRAFCAGGDIVSLYNLIKKGNLDECKEFFLKAYGFMYSLHTYLKPHVAILNGITMGGGAGISIPGMFQLATDRTIFATPETLIGFHPDAGASFRLSHLPGYLGEYVALTGEKLSGAQMASCGLATHYSLFTKLPLIEEQLGNLVTDCPSVLESSLENHRDPIHLDQTSVIHRIESVNRCFCHDTVEEIIESLKNEAAKTNDAWCVSTLNKLKEAAPLSLKVSLRSIREGRFQTLDRCLX, from the exons ATGCGAAGCCATAATGCTGCTTTGCTTCTGAGGAGCTGTTTCTGGCCCAGTTATGGATATAGACGCCTTAGTTCACTTCCCAGCAATCCCCTCATCTACGATCACGCCGATGATATA GTGCTTGTTGAAGCCAAAGCTAGTTCAAGAACGGCAATTCTCAATAGACCCTCTTCCCTCAACGCTCTTAATATCTCCATG GTATCCAGGCTTCATAAGCTTTACAAAAGTTGGGAAGACAACCCTGACATTGGATTTGTAGCCTCAAAG GGTAGAGGCAGGGCATTTTGTGCTGGTGGAGATATTGTTTCGCTCtataatttgataaaaaaag GGAATCTAGACGAGTGCAAAGAATTCTTCTTGAAGGCATATGGTTTTATGTACTCTCTTCATACTTATTTGAAGCCACAT GTTGCTATTCTAAATGGGATTACTATGGGTGGTGGAGCTGGAATTTCGATTCCTGGCATGTTCCAACTTGCAACCGATAGAACT ATTTTTGCCACTCCTGAAACGCTAATTGGTTTCCATCCAGATGCTGGAGCATCCTTTCGCCTCTCCCATTTGCCTGGCTATTTGG GAGAGTACGTGGCTCTAACAGGAGAGAAACTTAGCGGAGCGCAAATGGCATCTTGTGGGCTTGCTACTCACTATTCACTTTTCACA AAACTTCCTTTAATTGAAGAACAACTTGGAAACTTGGTAACGGATTGTCCCTCTGTCCTTGAAAGTTCTTTAGAAAATCACAGGGATCCCATTCATCTAGATCAAACAAGTGTAATTCATAG GATTGAATCTGTCAACAGATGTTTCTGTCACGACACAGTCGAAGAAATAATTGAATCATTG AAAAACGAGGCTGCCAAAACAAATGATGCATGGTGTGTTTCAACTTTGAATAAACTTAAAGAAGCTGCGCCCTTGAGCTTGAAGGTTTCCTTAAGATCC ATACGTGAAGGTCGATTTCAAACTCTTGACCGGTGTCTTGNT
- the LOC140972787 gene encoding 3-hydroxyisobutyryl-CoA hydrolase-like protein 1, mitochondrial: MYSLHTYLKPHVAILNGITMGGGAGISIPGMFQLATDRTIFATPETLIGFHPDAGASFRLSHLPGYLGEYVALTGEKLSGAQMASCGLATHYSLFTKLPLIEEQLGNLVTDCPSVLESSLENHRDPIHLDQTSVIHRIESVNRCFCHDTVEEIIESLKNEAAKTNDAWCVSTLNKLKEAAPLSLKVSLRSIREGRFQTLDRCLVREYRMSVQGITGQISHDFCEGVRAKLVDKDFAPKWDPPSLEHVSQDMVDQYFSPISSLEPELELPTKQRESIFMIYSERKQEEFAGIHIHSHPQKFSIMEGGFVSDTENSNSLEPIIGKTSDKGALEAVVPSNGDCVFGPVPSRVEVRRAISDLQRFVNTHSASKSELDGVQQLLYRLDQTNMLQSPGYAKFHDAFSTMQVEPAFRNTVASISSDKAVWEAIQSNKAVQDLRGSIFAAKKKTFLNCLEEEPDIIALIMRWILNFTRSRVLELAESFGLLVNEMIQSSPKDKPASELENLLEEKVRSSLLLSIIIMLIVVITRS; the protein is encoded by the exons ATGTACTCTCTTCATACTTATTTGAAGCCACAT GTTGCTATTCTAAATGGGATTACTATGGGTGGTGGAGCTGGAATTTCGATTCCTGGCATGTTCCAACTTGCAACCGATAGAACT ATTTTTGCCACTCCTGAAACGCTAATTGGTTTCCATCCAGATGCTGGAGCATCCTTTCGCCTCTCCCATTTGCCTGGCTATTTGG GAGAGTACGTGGCTCTAACAGGAGAGAAACTTAGCGGAGCGCAAATGGCATCTTGTGGGCTTGCTACTCACTATTCACTTTTCACA AAACTTCCTTTAATTGAAGAACAACTTGGAAACTTGGTAACGGATTGTCCCTCTGTCCTTGAAAGTTCTTTAGAAAATCACAGGGATCCCATTCATCTAGATCAAACAAGTGTAATTCATAG GATTGAATCTGTCAACAGATGTTTCTGTCACGACACAGTCGAAGAAATAATTGAATCATTG AAAAACGAGGCTGCCAAAACAAATGATGCATGGTGTGTTTCAACTTTGAATAAACTTAAAGAAGCTGCGCCCTTGAGCTTGAAGGTTTCCTTAAGATCC ATACGTGAAGGTCGATTTCAAACTCTTGACCGGTGTCTTGTTCGTGAGTATAGAATGTCCGTACAAGGAATCACGGGGCAGATAAGCCATGACTTCTGTGAG GGTGTTCGGGCAAAGCTAGTTGACAAAGATTTCGcaccaaag TGGGATCCTCCAAGCTTGGAGCATGTATCACAAGACATGGTTGACCAATACTTTTCTCCAATTTCTTCACTTGAGCCTGAACTTGAGCTACCCACCAAGCAAAGAGAAAGCATTTTTATGATATACTCGGAAA GGAAACAAGAAGAGTTTGCTGGCATACATATCCATTCTCATCCCCAAAAGTTCTCAATCATGGAAGGAGGTTTCGTGTCCGACACCGAGAACTCGAATTCTTTGGAGCCTATCATCGGGAAAACCTCTGATAAAGGCGCACTCGAAGCTGTTGTTCCAAGTAATGGTGATTGTGTATTTGGGCCGGTTCCATCACGAGTCGAGGTTCGAAGGGCGATTTCCGATCTCCAGAG GTTTGTGAACACCCATTCTGCTTCTAAATCAGAGCTAGATGGGGTTCAGCAATTGCTGTATCGCCTCGATCAGACTAATATGCTGCAGTCTCCTGGATATGCGAAATTTCATGATGCTTTTTCTACCATGCAAGTAGAGCCTGCTTTTCGG AACACGGTTGCCTCCATTTCATCTGATAAAGCTGTTTGGGAGGCTATACAGAGTAACAAAGCAGTCCAAGATTTACGAGGCTCTATTTTTGCAG CAAAAAAGAAGACATTTTTGAACTGCCTTGAAGAAGAACCAGACATAATAGCCCTTATCATGAGGTGGATCCTGAACTTCACAAGGTCAAGGGTTTTGGAATTGGCTGAAAGCTTTGGATTGCTGGTGAATGAGATGATCCAATCTTCTCCCAAGGATAAACCCGCTTCAGAGCTCGAGAATCTTTTGGAAGAGAAAGTTCGATCGTCATTGCTACTCTCTATCATTATCATGCTGATTGTTGTCATCACCCGAAGCTAA
- the LOC140972788 gene encoding uncharacterized protein isoform X2, translated as MAGTGFGFSTTSSFSSSSSSPSPFSFGFSTSSNPTSTTSAISFGVGSGTASSTTGSSATPFGGSSIFGSSPSPASNLFGSSTGAGLTSNTFGSSSASGSTPTSNFFGSGTTPSSFGSSASAITSSFFGSSLSGSAPTTNIFGSGSAPSMFGSSATAASTSSPFGSSLSGSASSSNFFGSVPAPNILGTSSAAPASIPFGSPSLGTGNTANVFGSSSAAVAGSPSPSSSPFGTSTLFASPAPGSSNLSGSSNAPTSYPFGFFSGASNSSTTTPSFGSGLAASSNLFGSSLSSSNTANTAPLSESGPIPVSNVFDGKFPAGGLFAPSTPSFPTNLASVGNTPSFGSSSGSTLGLLGSTSSMFSSSPVTLFGSLSSSSSATSSPLPTNASSSASSASGFSFATASSSLGNAPSFGSSSASTLGLTGSSSSIFSSSQAPLFGSSSSFTTATSFPAPTNASSSASSAPGFSFASASGSPGFSFPAASAAGLGTAATTPASSFSTAPTSVSSGFSFLKSTTSLASGTASSSTLPSFGSTGFQSSTLTSPLSSVPTSKATAAGTTPSATTASFLSAATASSTASSGFTGFSAASAPALSSGASSAFSLSLKSPIAASSVSSQPQSVSTLPSLGVASTTPISSTAGSSAQTTSSLVVSSSSGTTSTTSTALASAPKLPSEITGRTVEEIIKEWNAELQERAGKFQKQANAIAEWDRRILQNRDILLTLESEVAKVVKTQDSLERQLELIETYQDEVDKALESMEEEAERIYSEERGLLLDDEAASTRDAMYEQAEMIERDLEHMTEQIKSIINSINANKGGDLDATDGMTPLDVVVRILNNQLSSLMWVDEKAEEFSSRIQKLANQGSATEHELTRPKLWLN; from the exons ATGGCGGGGACGGGTTTTGGCTTCTCCACAACTTCCTCGTTTTCATCTTCTTCGTCGTCCCCTTCTCCCTTTTCGTTTGGCTTTTCAACTAGTTCAAACCCTACCTCAACCACTTCCGCAATTTCCTTCGGCGTTGGGTCGGGAACGGCATCTTCCACCACCGGGTCATCTGCAACCCCATTCGGAGGTTCCTCAATTTTCGGCTCGTCGCCTTCCCCCGCATCCAATTTATTCGGGTCTTCTACCGGTGCAGGCCTCACATCAAATACATTTGGATCATCTTCTGCATCAGGTTCGACTCCAACATCCAACTTTTTTGGATCTGGGACGACTCCGAGCTCTTTCGGATCTTCTGCTTCAGCAATTACTTCCAGTTTCTTTGGATCCTCTTTATCTGGTTCGGCGCCAACAACAAATATTTTCGGTTCGGGTTCTGCACCCAGCATGTTTGGGTCTTCTGCTACCGCGGCTTCCACCTCTAGTCCTTTTGGTTCATCATTATCTGGGTCAGCCTCTTCTTCAAACTTTTTTGGATCAGTGCCAGCTCCCAACATTTTGGGGACCTCTTCTGCGGCTCCTGCTTCAATTCCTTTTGGATCCCCATCTTTGGGTACGGGTAATACTGCTAACGTGTTTGGGTCGAGTTCTGCTGCTGTGGCCGGATCACCATCGCCTTCATCATCACCATTTGGTACCTCAACATTATTTGCATCCCCTGCTCCGGGATCTTCAAACTTATCTGGGTCCAGCAATGCCCCAACTTCTTACCCTTTCGGATTTTTCTCTGGAGCTTCTAATAGCAGTACCACCACACCGTCGTTTGGATCAGGTCTAGCCGCATCGTCAAACCTATTCGGATCGTCTTTGTCATCATCAAATACCGCAAACACTGCTCCCCTGTCCGAGTCAGGTCCAATCCCAGTGTCAAATGTATTTGATGGTAAGTTCCCAGCTGGAGGCCTATTCGCCCCCTCCACACCTTCATTTCCAACAAATTTAGCATCAGTGGGAAATACACCATCGTTTGGATCAAGCTCTGGATCAACTTTAGGCCTTTTGGGTTCCACTTCGTCCATGTTTAGTTCATCTCCAGTTACCTTGTTTGGTTCGTTAAGCTCTTCCTCCTCAGCCACATCATCCCCATTACCTACCAATGCTTCAAGCTCAGCTTCTTCGGCATCTGGATTTTCATTTGCCACTGCATCTAGTTCTCTCGGAAATGCACCATCATTTGGATCAAGTTCTGCGTCAACTTTAGGTCTTACGGGTTCCTCGTCATCCATCTTTAGTTCATCTCAAGCTCCCCTGTTCGGTTCGTCGAGCTCTTTCACCACAGCTACATCATTCCCCGCACCTACCAATGCTTCAAGCTCAGCTTCTTCAGCACCTGGATTTTCTTTCGCCAGTGCATCTGGTTCTCCTGGATTTTCGTTCCCTGCAGCATCAGCTGCTGGCCTGGGAACTGCTGCTACTACACCCGCCTCTTCATTTTCAACAGCGCCTACTTCTGTTTCTTCtggtttttcatttttaaagagCACTACGAGTTTAGCATCAGGAACAGCTTCATCATCGACTTTGCCCAGTTTTGGCTCTACAGGGTTTCAATCCTCCACTTTAACATCGCCTCTGTCAAGTGTGCCCACATCAAAAGCCACTGCAGCTGGTACCACCCCTTCAGCTACAACTGCTTCATTTCTATCTGCTGCTACCGCATCTTCTACTGCTAGTTCTG GTTTTACGGGTTTCAGCGCTGCTAGTGCGCCTGCATTGTCATCTGGAGCTTCAAGTGCCTTCTCTTTATCTTTGAAATCACCCATAGCTGCATCCTCAGTGTCATCTCAACCACAATCGGTTTCTACTCTGCCTTCTCTAG GTGTGGCTTCAACAACTCCGATAAGTTCAACTGCCGGTTCTTCTGCTCAAACAACATCATCCCTTGTTGTATCTTCCAGTAGTGG GACTACTTCAACAACCAGTACCGCATTAGCCTCTGCACCCAAGTTACCGTCTGAAATTACTGGGAGAACTGTTGAGGAG aTCATCAAGGAATGGAATGCTGAACTACAGGAGCGGGCTGGAAAATTTCAGAAGCAAGCTAATGCAATAGCTGAGTGGGACCGTAGGATTTTGCAGAATCGTGATATTCTTCTCACACTTGAG aGTGAAGTTGCAAAAGTTGTTAAGACCCAGGATAGTTTGGAGAGGCAGTTGGAGCTAATTGAAACTTATCAAGATGAG GTTGACAAAGCCTTGGAAAGTATGGAGGAAGAAGCCGAGCGTATATACAGCGAGGAGCGTGGATTACTGCTTGATGACGAGGCTGCATCTACCAGAGATGCAAT GTACGAGCAGGCTGAAATGATAGAACGAGACCTGGAGCATATGACTGAACAGATTAAATCTATTATCAATTCTATTAATGCCAACAAA gGTGGAGACCTTGATGCCACGGATGGAATGACTCCACTGGATGTCGTCGTTCGTATCTTAAACAACCAACTGAGTTCATTGATGTGGGTTGATGAAAAG GCGGAGGAATTCTCTTCACGTATCCAGAAGCTCGCAAACCAGGGTTCAGCTACAGAGCACGAATTGACGCGGCCGAAGCTATGGTTGAATTGA
- the LOC140972788 gene encoding uncharacterized protein isoform X1 — translation MAGTGFGFSTTSSFSSSSSSPSPFSFGFSTSSNPTSTTSAISFGVGSGTASSTTGSSATPFGGSSIFGSSPSPASNLFGSSTGAGLTSNTFGSSSASGSTPTSNFFGSGTTPSSFGSSASAITSSFFGSSLSGSAPTTNIFGSGSAPSMFGSSATAASTSSPFGSSLSGSASSSNFFGSVPAPNILGTSSAAPASIPFGSPSLGTGNTANVFGSSSAAVAGSPSPSSSPFGTSTLFASPAPGSSNLSGSSNAPTSYPFGFFSGASNSSTTTPSFGSGLAASSNLFGSSLSSSNTANTAPLSESGPIPVSNVFDGKFPAGGLFAPSTPSFPTNLASVGNTPSFGSSSGSTLGLLGSTSSMFSSSPVTLFGSLSSSSSATSSPLPTNASSSASSASGFSFATASSSLGNAPSFGSSSASTLGLTGSSSSIFSSSQAPLFGSSSSFTTATSFPAPTNASSSASSAPGFSFASASGSPGFSFPAASAAGLGTAATTPASSFSTAPTSVSSGFSFLKSTTSLASGTASSSTLPSFGSTGFQSSTLTSPLSSVPTSKATAAGTTPSATTASFLSAATASSTASSGFTGFSAASAPALSSGASSAFSLSLKSPIAASSVSSQPQSVSTLPSLGAPGVASTTPISSTAGSSAQTTSSLVVSSSSGTTSTTSTALASAPKLPSEITGRTVEEIIKEWNAELQERAGKFQKQANAIAEWDRRILQNRDILLTLESEVAKVVKTQDSLERQLELIETYQDEVDKALESMEEEAERIYSEERGLLLDDEAASTRDAMYEQAEMIERDLEHMTEQIKSIINSINANKGGDLDATDGMTPLDVVVRILNNQLSSLMWVDEKAEEFSSRIQKLANQGSATEHELTRPKLWLN, via the exons ATGGCGGGGACGGGTTTTGGCTTCTCCACAACTTCCTCGTTTTCATCTTCTTCGTCGTCCCCTTCTCCCTTTTCGTTTGGCTTTTCAACTAGTTCAAACCCTACCTCAACCACTTCCGCAATTTCCTTCGGCGTTGGGTCGGGAACGGCATCTTCCACCACCGGGTCATCTGCAACCCCATTCGGAGGTTCCTCAATTTTCGGCTCGTCGCCTTCCCCCGCATCCAATTTATTCGGGTCTTCTACCGGTGCAGGCCTCACATCAAATACATTTGGATCATCTTCTGCATCAGGTTCGACTCCAACATCCAACTTTTTTGGATCTGGGACGACTCCGAGCTCTTTCGGATCTTCTGCTTCAGCAATTACTTCCAGTTTCTTTGGATCCTCTTTATCTGGTTCGGCGCCAACAACAAATATTTTCGGTTCGGGTTCTGCACCCAGCATGTTTGGGTCTTCTGCTACCGCGGCTTCCACCTCTAGTCCTTTTGGTTCATCATTATCTGGGTCAGCCTCTTCTTCAAACTTTTTTGGATCAGTGCCAGCTCCCAACATTTTGGGGACCTCTTCTGCGGCTCCTGCTTCAATTCCTTTTGGATCCCCATCTTTGGGTACGGGTAATACTGCTAACGTGTTTGGGTCGAGTTCTGCTGCTGTGGCCGGATCACCATCGCCTTCATCATCACCATTTGGTACCTCAACATTATTTGCATCCCCTGCTCCGGGATCTTCAAACTTATCTGGGTCCAGCAATGCCCCAACTTCTTACCCTTTCGGATTTTTCTCTGGAGCTTCTAATAGCAGTACCACCACACCGTCGTTTGGATCAGGTCTAGCCGCATCGTCAAACCTATTCGGATCGTCTTTGTCATCATCAAATACCGCAAACACTGCTCCCCTGTCCGAGTCAGGTCCAATCCCAGTGTCAAATGTATTTGATGGTAAGTTCCCAGCTGGAGGCCTATTCGCCCCCTCCACACCTTCATTTCCAACAAATTTAGCATCAGTGGGAAATACACCATCGTTTGGATCAAGCTCTGGATCAACTTTAGGCCTTTTGGGTTCCACTTCGTCCATGTTTAGTTCATCTCCAGTTACCTTGTTTGGTTCGTTAAGCTCTTCCTCCTCAGCCACATCATCCCCATTACCTACCAATGCTTCAAGCTCAGCTTCTTCGGCATCTGGATTTTCATTTGCCACTGCATCTAGTTCTCTCGGAAATGCACCATCATTTGGATCAAGTTCTGCGTCAACTTTAGGTCTTACGGGTTCCTCGTCATCCATCTTTAGTTCATCTCAAGCTCCCCTGTTCGGTTCGTCGAGCTCTTTCACCACAGCTACATCATTCCCCGCACCTACCAATGCTTCAAGCTCAGCTTCTTCAGCACCTGGATTTTCTTTCGCCAGTGCATCTGGTTCTCCTGGATTTTCGTTCCCTGCAGCATCAGCTGCTGGCCTGGGAACTGCTGCTACTACACCCGCCTCTTCATTTTCAACAGCGCCTACTTCTGTTTCTTCtggtttttcatttttaaagagCACTACGAGTTTAGCATCAGGAACAGCTTCATCATCGACTTTGCCCAGTTTTGGCTCTACAGGGTTTCAATCCTCCACTTTAACATCGCCTCTGTCAAGTGTGCCCACATCAAAAGCCACTGCAGCTGGTACCACCCCTTCAGCTACAACTGCTTCATTTCTATCTGCTGCTACCGCATCTTCTACTGCTAGTTCTG GTTTTACGGGTTTCAGCGCTGCTAGTGCGCCTGCATTGTCATCTGGAGCTTCAAGTGCCTTCTCTTTATCTTTGAAATCACCCATAGCTGCATCCTCAGTGTCATCTCAACCACAATCGGTTTCTACTCTGCCTTCTCTAG GCGCTCCAGGTGTGGCTTCAACAACTCCGATAAGTTCAACTGCCGGTTCTTCTGCTCAAACAACATCATCCCTTGTTGTATCTTCCAGTAGTGG GACTACTTCAACAACCAGTACCGCATTAGCCTCTGCACCCAAGTTACCGTCTGAAATTACTGGGAGAACTGTTGAGGAG aTCATCAAGGAATGGAATGCTGAACTACAGGAGCGGGCTGGAAAATTTCAGAAGCAAGCTAATGCAATAGCTGAGTGGGACCGTAGGATTTTGCAGAATCGTGATATTCTTCTCACACTTGAG aGTGAAGTTGCAAAAGTTGTTAAGACCCAGGATAGTTTGGAGAGGCAGTTGGAGCTAATTGAAACTTATCAAGATGAG GTTGACAAAGCCTTGGAAAGTATGGAGGAAGAAGCCGAGCGTATATACAGCGAGGAGCGTGGATTACTGCTTGATGACGAGGCTGCATCTACCAGAGATGCAAT GTACGAGCAGGCTGAAATGATAGAACGAGACCTGGAGCATATGACTGAACAGATTAAATCTATTATCAATTCTATTAATGCCAACAAA gGTGGAGACCTTGATGCCACGGATGGAATGACTCCACTGGATGTCGTCGTTCGTATCTTAAACAACCAACTGAGTTCATTGATGTGGGTTGATGAAAAG GCGGAGGAATTCTCTTCACGTATCCAGAAGCTCGCAAACCAGGGTTCAGCTACAGAGCACGAATTGACGCGGCCGAAGCTATGGTTGAATTGA